From the Solanum pennellii chromosome 4, SPENNV200 genome, one window contains:
- the LOC114076821 gene encoding serine/threonine-protein kinase pakG-like, whose product MAPDMATYSKSRGNVAKLKVEIDLLKPRQDQIWNECRNKERDEHRENKGNGIGHENQNDHVNQLQNDQALGTKDQTEAYADGFKQITRRRNRNKKNLQWQVQQNQPQHHPNPQCKDQHEHASKIIDAIQLDINTSNKEKFQKSNVISGQANQTIKTLNNTPPLNNQQLQNMPTSSRSTHNMTSKKINREPMDDNRAPVEDNGTKIVQNGDKVHTPQKPADPPDQIFTKSPLPDINSNSILNNNEVVEDSEYDDNELHEFELDGSVSEYETENNSTSENDYASMDEKYATGDDLADTLMETFNQQLPPPAEMVQAFGDITEKHNLSPRGSYHSRGGMTTRTSRRGKGINNKYTVSYSQDQNNLSSTF is encoded by the exons ATGGCCCCTGACATGGCTACATATTCTAAGTCAAGGGGTAATGTCGCTAAGCTGAAGGTCGAAATTGATTTGCTAAAGCCTAGACAAGATCAAATTTGG AATGAGTGCAGAAACAAGGAAAGGGATGAGCATAGAGAAAATAAGGGCAATGGCATTGGGCATGAGAACCAAAATGATCATGTTAATCAGCTGCAAAATGATCAAGCTTTGGGCACCAAAGATCAAACTGAAGCATATGCTGATGGATTCAAACAGATTACCAGAAGAAGAAATAGAAACAAGAAAAACTTACAGTGGCAAGTTCAACAAAATCAGCCCCAACATCATCCTAATCCTCAATGCAAGGACCAACACGAACATGCGAGCAAAATCATTGATGCCATCCAACTTGACATAAACACAAGCAACaaagaaaaattccaaaagagtAATGTTATTTCTGGTCAGGCTAACCAAACCATCAAAACTTTGAATAATACTCCTCCACTCAACAATCAACAACTTCAGAATATGCCAACCAGTTCTCGTTCCACCCATAATATGACGAGCAAGAAGATCAATAGAGAACCTATGGATGACAATAGAGCTCCTGTAGAGGACAATGGCACTAAGATCGTACAAAACGGTGATAAAGTTCATACCCCTCAAAAGCCAGCAGATCCTCCTGATCAAATTTTCACCAAATCACCCTTACCAGACATAAACTCAAACTcgatattaaataataatgaagttGTTGAGGATTCAGAATATGATGATAATGAGTTGCATGAATTTGAACTAGATGGTTCAGTTTCCGAGTATGAGACTGAAAACAACTCCACCTCTGAGAATGATTATGCTAGCATGGACGAAAAATATGCCACAGGTGATGACTTGGCGGATACCTTGATGGAAACATTCAATCAACAACTTCCTCCACCTGCTGAAATGGTTCAAGCCTTTGGGGATATAACTGAAAAACATAATCTCTCACCTAGAGGATCCTATCACTCTAGGGGAGGTATGACCACAAGAACTAGCAGAAGAGGCAAAGGAATCAACAACAAATACACTGTGAGTTATTCACAGGATCAAAATAACTTAAGTTCAACCTTTTAA